From Haloarcula sp. CBA1127, a single genomic window includes:
- a CDS encoding histidine phosphatase family protein yields the protein MGALLVARHGETTWNRDGRIQGWAPSRLTERGQKQATALGTWLDERYGVDRVFASDLRRTRETAAAANDGYGGLPDPEFETDWRERGFGTMQGLYAEELLDEFPGHNRDASVISLDAAPEGGEGIPTFRGRVESAWDRAIATTDAGETTLVVTHGGVIKVLLAKLTDVGPDTALARSSQPNCAVNEIRLDGDGSALVNKEMTGWRTLLD from the coding sequence ATGGGGGCCCTCCTTGTCGCCCGGCACGGCGAGACGACGTGGAACCGCGACGGTCGTATTCAGGGGTGGGCCCCGAGTCGGCTGACCGAACGGGGACAGAAGCAGGCCACAGCACTTGGAACATGGCTCGATGAGCGCTACGGCGTCGACCGCGTCTTCGCGTCGGACCTCCGGCGCACCCGCGAGACGGCCGCCGCAGCCAACGACGGTTACGGTGGCCTGCCCGACCCTGAGTTCGAGACTGACTGGCGTGAGCGCGGCTTCGGAACCATGCAGGGCCTGTACGCGGAGGAACTGCTCGATGAGTTCCCCGGCCACAACCGGGACGCGAGCGTCATCTCACTCGACGCAGCCCCGGAAGGCGGCGAGGGCATTCCGACCTTCCGCGGACGGGTCGAGTCGGCCTGGGACCGGGCAATCGCGACGACCGACGCCGGTGAAACCACGCTGGTGGTCACCCACGGCGGCGTCATCAAGGTCTTGCTGGCGAAACTCACCGATGTGGGCCCGGACACAGCACTCGCTCGAAGCTCACAGCCGAACTGCGCAGTCAACGAAATTCGACTGGACGGGGACGGCTCTGCACTGGTCAACAAGGAGATGACTGGCTGGCGAACGTTGCTGGACTGA
- a CDS encoding twin-arginine translocase subunit TatC has protein sequence MEDGDADDERRRPDEPPLPSDDESDDSSIPTDPVAEADANRETDDVTGPGPAPAGGDEDTVSSHAAPIESESSAGLFDRDASDISAAVPADVPTDWGKPTPSPAGAGGAAPTTGGGNAPSYDPDDDMVDEGAPDDEEMPLADHVEEMAMRLFVVVGVMAVVAVIALPYSDELINFLWYSFLDGPAKACGQVATNADGSVVEGADCPNVYNPLALILARLKVSSLVGFIVALPVFVYQTYLFMRPGLYPRERRYYLAAVPTSLVLAAVGVGFAYFAVLRAMFDYFITYSDRAADLAFGLSETFNLIILMLGLFALIFQIPLFVMLAVMMGVTTRQWLQDRRLYFWGGFAAVAFLFSPDPTGMAPLMVAVTMIGLFEGTLLLLRWTGSTSPVPTADDLAARRPVAWLTAGIAGYVLSPAPVPTGYYEQLPATVTETLASVGLGNATPMLVGGGMIVLFEALAYVNKNYYGSVKLWRGFRAARLPVWAVAIVVGYLGSPDPTLFRLINQFSLPRNAAIAVAAGLVLLYEGTIAVARWRNREE, from the coding sequence ATGGAGGACGGTGACGCAGACGACGAGCGGCGCAGGCCCGATGAGCCGCCACTACCGTCCGATGACGAATCCGACGATTCGTCAATCCCCACCGACCCCGTGGCTGAGGCCGATGCCAACCGGGAAACGGACGACGTGACGGGTCCCGGTCCAGCGCCGGCCGGCGGTGACGAGGACACTGTTAGCTCACACGCTGCCCCAATAGAATCCGAATCCAGCGCCGGGCTGTTCGACCGTGACGCGTCGGATATCTCCGCCGCTGTTCCGGCGGACGTTCCGACTGACTGGGGCAAACCGACGCCGTCGCCGGCCGGTGCCGGTGGTGCTGCGCCGACGACCGGCGGCGGAAATGCGCCGAGCTACGACCCCGACGATGACATGGTTGACGAGGGCGCACCCGACGACGAGGAGATGCCCCTGGCCGACCACGTCGAGGAGATGGCGATGCGACTGTTCGTCGTCGTCGGCGTGATGGCTGTCGTCGCCGTCATCGCCCTACCGTACTCCGACGAACTCATCAACTTCCTGTGGTACTCGTTCCTTGACGGCCCGGCCAAGGCCTGCGGTCAGGTCGCGACGAATGCCGACGGCAGCGTCGTCGAGGGCGCTGACTGTCCGAACGTGTACAACCCGCTCGCGCTCATTCTGGCGCGGCTGAAGGTATCATCGCTAGTCGGCTTTATCGTCGCCTTACCGGTGTTCGTCTACCAGACGTACCTGTTCATGCGACCGGGGCTGTACCCCCGCGAGCGACGCTACTATCTGGCCGCGGTTCCGACAAGTCTCGTTCTCGCAGCCGTCGGCGTCGGCTTCGCGTACTTCGCCGTGTTGCGGGCGATGTTCGATTACTTCATCACCTACTCCGACCGCGCAGCCGACCTGGCCTTCGGCCTGAGCGAGACGTTCAACCTCATCATCCTGATGCTGGGGCTGTTCGCGCTTATCTTCCAGATTCCGCTGTTTGTGATGCTCGCGGTGATGATGGGCGTGACGACACGCCAGTGGCTGCAGGACCGGCGGCTGTACTTCTGGGGTGGCTTCGCCGCCGTGGCGTTCCTGTTCAGCCCGGACCCGACCGGGATGGCCCCGCTCATGGTCGCCGTGACGATGATCGGGCTGTTCGAGGGGACCCTGCTGCTCCTTCGCTGGACCGGCAGCACGTCGCCGGTCCCGACGGCGGACGACCTCGCCGCTCGCCGCCCGGTCGCGTGGCTGACCGCCGGTATCGCCGGCTACGTCCTCAGCCCCGCGCCGGTCCCGACGGGCTACTACGAGCAACTGCCAGCCACAGTTACTGAGACGCTCGCATCTGTCGGCCTCGGCAACGCCACGCCGATGCTTGTCGGCGGCGGGATGATCGTCCTGTTCGAGGCGCTAGCGTACGTGAACAAGAACTACTACGGCTCGGTCAAACTCTGGCGCGGGTTCCGGGCCGCCCGCCTGCCGGTGTGGGCCGTCGCTATCGTCGTCGGCTACCTCGGTAGCCCTGACCCGACGCTGTTCCGCCTCATCAACCAGTTCAGCCTCCCGAGAAACGCCGCAATCGCCGTCGCTGCCGGCCTTGTCCTCCTCTATGAGGGGACCATCGCCGTCGCGCGCTGGCGAAACCGGGAGGAATGA